Proteins encoded within one genomic window of Terriglobia bacterium:
- a CDS encoding ArgR family transcriptional regulator, with amino-acid sequence MPINAGKKFRHGQILNVVATEPVASQDELRRLLAHRKLRVTQATLSRDLQELKLVKTPEGYKQAAALAEESVPLPPLSHALREFLVDLRPAENLLVLKTPPGGAQALAAAMDSAKFPEVAGTIAGDDTVLIITAKRKTRESLQKKIEAQMTK; translated from the coding sequence ATGCCGATCAACGCCGGAAAAAAGTTCCGCCACGGGCAGATCCTGAACGTCGTCGCGACCGAGCCGGTCGCCAGCCAGGATGAACTGCGCCGCCTCCTCGCGCATCGCAAGCTCCGTGTCACCCAAGCCACGCTTTCCCGCGATCTCCAGGAACTCAAACTGGTGAAGACCCCGGAAGGTTACAAGCAGGCCGCCGCCCTGGCCGAGGAGAGCGTGCCCCTGCCGCCGCTTTCCCATGCCCTGCGCGAATTCCTCGTGGACCTCCGCCCCGCCGAAAACCTCCTGGTGCTGAAGACGCCGCCGGGCGGGGCCCAGGCCTTGGCCGCCGCCATGGACAGCGCGAAATTCCCGGAAGTGGCCGGCACCATCGCCGGCGACGACACCGTCCTGATCATCACCGCCAAGCGCAAGACGCGCGAGTCG